A stretch of the Sulfurimonas sp. HSL3-1 genome encodes the following:
- a CDS encoding DUF485 domain-containing protein gives MTNEMVEHIKNNPKYQELVKTRSAFAWKLSIVMLVVYFTFILTIAFDPSLLGTPLSETGVTTVGIPVGVAIIFIAFVLTGLYVKRANGEFDDLNREVRAELERDMAKGAE, from the coding sequence ATGACGAACGAAATGGTTGAACATATTAAGAACAATCCGAAGTACCAGGAGTTGGTGAAGACGCGCAGCGCCTTTGCCTGGAAGCTTTCGATCGTAATGCTGGTGGTCTATTTCACCTTCATCCTTACCATCGCTTTTGACCCGTCGCTGCTCGGCACGCCGCTGAGTGAGACGGGGGTCACGACGGTCGGTATCCCGGTCGGTGTCGCCATCATCTTCATCGCCTTCGTCCTGACGGGGCTCTACGTCAAGCGCGCCAACGGCGAGTTCGACGATCTTAACCGCGAGGTGCGTGCCGAACTCGAGCGCGACATGGCAAAGGGGGCTGAATGA
- a CDS encoding OprD family outer membrane porin — translation MRKTLLLSGIAAAFLTANAADDIAAMFANGTTSGQIRAFYVDRDYSGYDGAPHRNATALGGHLGYETDALAGVSLGASAYTTNRIFQGLEYGSTSEGKVDPSLFGNGYKSYSIFGEAYVNLKMGASNLKLGRQSLNTPMAAADDARMLPSFFEAYVYTNGSLANTSLVAAHITKFAPGSFSNIYTGGGILGATSGYSPIAANYPKYGGDFANVGSWAVGETTAGITTLAAVYKDEYLSLQAWDYYAWDILNAFYAEGSVSWKCLLNPEVKPFFSAQLIKENNVGDNLLQNLGGDGKIDSLYGAVKLGAKYHGFSAYAAYSQTTANSDADITGTQSYANAVITPWGGMPAYTQGMVTRHQFMAGTKAYKGAVAYSFKEQGVNLSVAAYYVAFDMDKNNGYSVVKDVNGTVTGGYAWTAAEPGFDIQYYPEAVKNLQLRLRGNFPDKFYDSAAKTVNWDEYRFIVNYNF, via the coding sequence ATGAGAAAAACGTTACTTTTGTCCGGCATCGCCGCTGCGTTCCTTACCGCCAACGCGGCTGACGATATCGCCGCGATGTTTGCGAACGGCACAACGAGCGGGCAGATCCGCGCCTTCTACGTCGACCGGGACTACTCCGGCTACGACGGGGCACCGCATCGTAACGCGACGGCGCTGGGCGGGCACCTGGGGTATGAGACGGATGCGCTCGCAGGCGTGAGCCTCGGGGCATCGGCCTATACGACGAACCGGATCTTCCAGGGGCTCGAATACGGTTCCACGTCCGAGGGGAAGGTTGACCCCTCCCTGTTCGGCAACGGCTACAAGAGCTACAGCATCTTCGGCGAGGCCTATGTCAACCTGAAGATGGGGGCGAGCAACCTGAAGCTGGGACGCCAGTCCCTCAATACGCCGATGGCCGCCGCCGATGACGCGCGGATGCTTCCGAGTTTCTTCGAGGCGTACGTCTATACGAACGGCAGCCTGGCCAACACGAGTCTCGTCGCGGCGCACATTACGAAGTTTGCCCCGGGCAGCTTCTCGAACATCTACACGGGGGGCGGAATTCTCGGCGCCACGTCGGGGTATTCGCCGATTGCGGCCAACTACCCCAAATACGGCGGCGACTTCGCCAATGTGGGGAGCTGGGCCGTCGGCGAGACGACTGCCGGCATCACGACGCTAGCGGCGGTCTATAAAGATGAGTATCTGAGCCTCCAGGCGTGGGATTACTACGCCTGGGACATCCTCAACGCCTTTTACGCCGAGGGGAGCGTGAGCTGGAAATGTCTGCTCAACCCGGAGGTGAAACCCTTCTTCAGCGCCCAGCTGATCAAAGAGAACAACGTCGGCGACAACCTGCTTCAGAACCTCGGCGGCGACGGCAAGATTGACAGCCTCTACGGTGCGGTGAAGCTCGGGGCAAAGTACCACGGTTTCAGCGCCTATGCCGCCTATTCGCAGACAACAGCGAACAGCGATGCCGATATCACCGGCACCCAGTCCTATGCCAATGCTGTGATCACGCCCTGGGGCGGGATGCCGGCATATACGCAGGGGATGGTGACGCGCCACCAGTTCATGGCGGGGACCAAAGCCTATAAAGGGGCGGTGGCCTACTCCTTTAAAGAGCAGGGCGTCAACCTGAGCGTGGCGGCCTACTACGTCGCATTCGACATGGACAAAAACAACGGCTATTCCGTTGTCAAAGACGTCAACGGAACCGTTACCGGGGGCTACGCCTGGACGGCGGCGGAACCGGGCTTTGACATCCAGTACTACCCCGAGGCGGTGAAGAACCTGCAGCTGAGACTGCGCGGGAACTTCCCCGACAAGTTCTACGACAGTGCGGCGAAAACCGTCAATTGGGACGAATACCGGTTTATTGTAAACTATAACTTTTAA
- a CDS encoding response regulator transcription factor — MRILLLEDEVMLQGAVSEYLQMHNHRVDAFVDGAEALEAIMKGGYDLLILDINVPSIDGLSLLERLNAAKVAVPAIFTSAQTDIAEISKAYELGCFDYLKKPFHLQELLLHINRVMRDVPPDQRKHLRLSTRYSYDMLNETLLFDNEPQTLTRRQHQIIDLLARNMNRVVDFETFRIYVWDEAIIDNATIRAEVNRLKKGLKEDFIQNIRAMGYMITSR; from the coding sequence ATGAGAATTCTGTTGCTTGAAGATGAGGTGATGCTGCAAGGCGCCGTGAGCGAGTACCTGCAGATGCATAACCACAGGGTCGATGCCTTCGTCGACGGGGCGGAGGCCCTGGAGGCCATTATGAAGGGCGGGTACGACCTGCTGATCCTCGACATCAACGTCCCTTCTATTGACGGTCTGAGCCTGCTTGAACGCCTCAATGCGGCGAAGGTCGCCGTGCCTGCGATCTTTACGAGTGCGCAGACCGACATCGCCGAGATCTCGAAGGCGTACGAGCTGGGCTGTTTCGACTACCTCAAAAAGCCCTTTCACCTGCAGGAGCTTCTCCTGCACATCAACCGGGTCATGCGCGACGTCCCGCCGGACCAGCGCAAACATCTGCGCCTCTCCACACGCTACAGCTACGATATGCTCAACGAGACCCTGCTTTTTGACAACGAACCGCAGACGCTGACCCGCCGCCAGCACCAGATTATCGACCTGCTTGCGCGCAATATGAACCGGGTGGTCGATTTCGAAACATTCCGCATCTACGTCTGGGACGAGGCGATCATCGACAATGCGACGATCCGTGCCGAGGTAAACCGCCTGAAGAAGGGGCTCAAAGAGGATTTCATCCAGAACATCCGGGCGATGGGCTATATGATCACCTCGCGCTGA